From the genome of Miscanthus floridulus cultivar M001 chromosome 10, ASM1932011v1, whole genome shotgun sequence, one region includes:
- the LOC136484780 gene encoding aspartic proteinase nepenthesin-1-like yields MGTTRSSILVLVTICFLLAAPPAYSERRGFFRATRLLDAAASGSGSAQTPLQMDSSGGAYDMTFSMGTPPQKLSALADTGSDLIWAKCGACKRCAPQGSSSYYPNKSSSFSKLPCSSGLCRTLESQSTCASGAVCDYKYSYGLASDPHHYTQGYMASETFTLGGDAVRGIGFGCTTMSEGWYGSGSGLVGLGRGKLSLVRQLKVGAFSYCLTSDTSKSSPLLFGAAGDLMTGAAVQSTPLLKTSYTVNLTSISIGAATTPGTGRHGIIFDSGTTLTFLAQPAYTLAKVALLSQATNLTRVPGTDGYEVCFQTSGAVFPSMVLHFDGGDMALRTENYFRAVDDSVSCWIVQSSPSHRSIVGNIIQMDYHIRYDLDKSVLSFQAANCETF; encoded by the exons ATGGGGACAACAAGATCGTCCATCCTCGTTCTCGTGACGATCTGCTTCCTCCTCGCCGCTCCTCCGGCCTACTCCGAACGCCGAGGCTTCTTCCGTGCCACCCGGCTGCTTGACGCAGCAGCCTCAGGGTCAGGGAGCGCGCAGACGCCGCTGCAGATGGACAGCAGCGGCGGCGCATACGACATGACCTTCTCCATGGGCACGCCGCCGCAGAAGCTGTCAGCCCTCGCCGACACCGGCAGCGACCTCATCTGGGCTAAGTGCGGCGCGTGCAAGCGGTGCGCGCCGCAGGGCTCCTCTTCCTACTACCCAAACAAGTCGTCGTCTTTCTCCAAGCTGCCGTGCTCCAGCGGCCTCTGCCGTACGCTGGAGTCCCAGTCGACTTG CGCCAGCGGCGCGGTGTGCGACTACAAGTACTCGTACGGCCTCGCCAGTGACCCGCACCACTACACGCAGGGTTACATGGCGAGCGAGACCTTCACGCTCGGCGGCGACGCCGTGCGAGGCATCGGCTTCGGCTGCACGACCATGTCGGAGGGCTGgtacggctccggctccggcctcGTCGGGCTCGGCCGCGGGAAGCTGTCCCTCGTCAGGCAGCTCAAGGTCGGCGCCTTCTCATACTGCCTCACCAGCGACACCTCCAAGTCGAGCCCTCTCTTGTTCGGCGCCGCCGGCGACCTGATGACAGGCGCCGCCGTCCAGTCCACGCCGCTCCTCAAGACGTCCTACACCGTGAACCTGACTAGTATCTCCATCGGCGCCGCGACGACGCCCGGGACTGGGAGACACGGCATCATCTTCGACTCCGGCACCACGCTGACGTTCCTGGCGCAGCCGGCGTACACGCTCGCTAAGGTGGCGCTCCTGTCGCAGGCGACGAACCTCACGAGGGTTCCGGGCACGGATGGGTACGAGGTCTGCTTCCAGACGTCCGGCGCTGTGTTCCCGTCCATGGTGCTGCACTTCGACGGCGGCGACATGGCCCTCAGGACGGAGAACTACTTCAGGGCGGTGGACGACAGCGTGAGCTGCTGGATCGTGCAGAGCTCGCCCAGCCACAGGTCCATTGTCGGCAACATCATCCAGATGGACTACCACATCCGATACGACCTGGACAAATCGGTGCTGTCCTTCCAGGCGGCCAACTGCGAGACTTTCTGA